DNA from Acidobacteriota bacterium:
TCATCGACGCCCGCGAGAAAGGGAGGGGCTACGCCGACGTACCCAGCCTCTCCTACCGGGACGCCTCCGGCGCCGTCATCCACAACCCCCTGGCGCCCCGGGCTTCGGACCTCGACCGCATCCCCTTCCCCGACTTCTCGCTCCTGCGGCCCGATGCGAAGGGCACGAAGCATATGTCCTCCATCCCGGTCATGACCTCGCGGGGCTGCCCTTTCGATTGCTCCTTCTGCTCGGTGACCGGCATGTTCGGGCGCAAGTACCGCTTCCGCTCGACCGCGAACATCATCGAGGAGCTGCGCCGCTATTCGGGCCGCAAGACCATGGTCTTCTTCTACGACGACAACTTCGCCGCCGACCCGGAACGGACCCGCGAGCTGTGCCAGGCCATGATACGGGAGGAGATCCGGATCCGGTGGACGACCCAGGTCCGGGCCGACGTCGCCCGCGACCCGGATCTCGTCCGCCTGATGAAGGAATCCGGCTGCCACACCGTCTACATCGGCTTCGAATCGGTCAACCCGGACGCGCTCCAGGAAATGCACAAGAAGCAGACCGTCGCGGAGATCGCCCGGGCCGTCCGGGTGTTCCGGCAGAACGGCATTCACATCCACGGCATGTTCGTCCTCGGCTTCGACCAGGACGACTGGAAGACAGTGCGCAAGACGGTCCGCTGGGCCAAGCGGGCCCGGCTGACCTCGACCCAGTTCCTCATCCTGACGCCGCTGCCCGGCTCGGCCTTTTACGACCGGATCGCCGCCGAGCACCGCATCACCTTCCACGACTGGGCCCTCTACGACGCCCACCACGCCGTGTTCCAGCCGGCCCGCTTCTCGCTGCCCGACCTCCAGAAGGCCCAGAGCTTCGCCCACCGCAAGTTCTATTCGCTCAAGGGTTCGGTCCGCAAGGTCCTGTCCGGCCAGTGGCTGGCCCTCGGGATCGCCCACTACGCCAGGCATCTCGACAGGGCCTGGAAGAAGAAGAACCGGACCTTCCTCCGGGCCGCCGCCCTCCTCAAGCCCCGGCCGGGCTCCCGGGCGAAAGTGTCGGTGGATTACCGGGAGGACGTCAGCCTCGAATAAGGGACGCTCCGAACCGTTTACATGCCCCTCCGTATCAACTAGAATATTCTGGAATTTTATCCCTATGGAGTCGCCCATGCCCAATGTCCTGACCGTCCGGGGACTGAAAAAGTCCTACGGCACCCAGCACGCCCTGGCCGGCATCGACTTCGATGTCCGCGTTGGCGAGGTCTTCGCCCTGATCGGCCCGAACGGGGCCGGCAAGACCACGACCCTCCGCATCGTCGCCACCCTGCTGACCTCGACCGCCGGCGAGATCTCCTTCCTCGATCACGACCTCGGCAAGGATCCCGATTTCGTCCGGGAGAAGATCAGCTACCTGCCGGAAGAAGCCGGCGCCTACAAGGACATGAAGGGCCTGGATTACCTTCATTTCATGGCCAACTTCTACGCCCGGACGCCGGAGGAGGAGAAGGAGTTCGTCCGCCGCGCCGTCGAGATCACCGAGCTCGGCGACCGCCTGTCGACCAAGGTCGGCACCTACAGCAAGGGCATGACCCGCAAGCTCCTCCTGGCCCGGGCCCTGATGACCAAGCCCGTGCTGGCCATCCTCGACGAGCCGACCTCGGGCCTCGACGTCCTCAACGCCCTGGAGGTCCGGGAGATCGTCCGCCGCTACGTCAAGGAGGGGACGTCGGTCCTGCTCTCTTCCCATAACATGCTCGAGATCGAGTTCCTGTCCGACCGGGTCGGGCTCATCAACAAGGGCCTGATCCTCGACACGGGCACGCCGGCCGAGCTCAAGGACAAGCACGCGGCCAAGAACCTCGAAGAGGTCTTCAGGAGTTCCCTCCGATGAAAAGATTCACCAACCTTTTAAAGAAAGAGATCAAGGAGCTGGCGACCAAGCAGCTGGTCGTCTCGCTCGTCTTCACCGTCGTCCTGTTCAACTTCATCGGACAGGTCAGCAGGAAGGAGGTCCAGAAGGCCGTCGGCATCCAGACCATCTCGGCCCTCGACCAGGACGGCACGCCCGCGTCGCAGGCCCTGATCAAGGGCCTCGAGTCGGCCCGCTTCAAGGTCCTTGACCAGTCGGGCAAGACCAAGGATCAGGCCCTCGAAACGGCCAGGGCCGGCGAGTCCAAGCTCCTCCTCGTCATCCCCAAGGGCTTCGGCGACTCCCTCCGGGAGCTCAAGCCCAGCGAGATCGAGACCTACTCCTTCATGCGCAGCTTCTCGCTCATCGGGGCCCGGGGCCAGGTCGTCGTCCAGGGCGTCATCGCCGCCCTCAACGAGGCCGTGTCCAACGAGTTCCTGGCCCAGCGGCTGCCCGGCCTCGACCCGGCCAGCCTCAAAAAGCCCATCCGGAGCCGGGACTTCGTCGTCGTCAGGGACCGCGTGGCCGAAGGCTCGGCCAACATGGTCGCCGGCCTGATCTCCCAGCAGTCCATGCTCATCCCCATCGTCCTGATGATGATCGTCATCTATTCCTCGCAGATGGTCATCTCGGCCGTGGCCCTGGAGAAGCAGAACAAGACCCTGGAGACGCTCCTGACCGTGCCCATCAAGCGGACTTCGATCATCACCGCCAAGATGCTGGCGGCCGGGCTCGTCGGCCTCATTTCGGCCGGCGTCTACATGTTCGGCTTCCAGGGCTTCGTCGGCGGCATCGGTGAAGAAGCGGCCCGGGCGGGCGCCCAGGACGGCGGGGCGGCGCTGATGCAGAAGCTCGGCCTGACCTTCAGCACGGGCGGCTACGCCATCCTCGGCCTGTCCATCTTCCTGGCCATCCTGGTGGCCCTCGCGGCGGCCATGATCCTCGGCGTCCTGGCCGAGGACCTTCGCAGCGCCCAGAGCATGATGATGCCGCTCATGTTCATGGTCATGATCCCCTACTTCATCTCGCTGTTCGCCGACCTGAACACGATGTCGCTGCCGCTCAAGGTCTTCGTCCTGGCCATCCCGTTCACGCACCCCTTCCTGGTCTCGCAGAACCTCTACCTCGGCAACTACGGCCTGATCGCCGCCGGGCTCGGCTATATGCTCCTCGTGTTCGTGGTCCTGGTGATCTACGCGGCCAGGATCTTCTCGACGGACAAGATCCTGACCATGAAGCTGCGCTTCGGCAAGAAGAAAGCGGCCGCCGCCTGAGGGCCGTGACGACCGATCCGGCCAGGCAGGTCCGGTCACCGATCGCCTTCGCGGTCGGGGCCCGGACCCTGTCCAATACCGCCTACCGGATGGTCTACCCGTTCCTGCCGGTCTTTGCCCGCGCCTTCGGGGTCGACCTGGCGACCATGTCGATCGCCCTGTCGGCCCGCTCCGCCTCGGGCGCGCTGGGCCCCCTCCTCGCCCCATTCACGGACCGGCACGGGCGGCGGTTCGGCCTGACCCTCGGGCTGGGCCTGTTCGCGGCCGGGGCGTTCCTGGGCGCCGTCGGCCCGGGCCTTCCGGGCTTCGCCGCCGCCCTCGTCCTGATGACCGTCGGCAAGTACGTCATCGACCCGGCCATCCTGGCCCACCTGAGCGACCTCGTGCCCTACGGTCGGCGCGGCCGGGCCCTGGCCCTGACCGAGCTCAGCTGGTCCCTGGCCTTCATCGCCGGCGTGCCGGCCGCCGGCTTCCTCATCGGCCGCTTCGGCTGGCGGTCGCCCTTTCTTGCCCTGGCCGTCCTGGGCCTGGCCGGGCTCGTCGTCGTCCGGATCGGCGCGGGGATGCCGGCAGCGGGGGCGGCCGGCGCCGCGGGCCATCGCGAAAGCTTCAGGTCCGTGTTCCGGTCGGGCCCGGCCCTCGCGGGGATCGCCGCCATACTGGCCGTCAGCGTCTCGAACGAGCTGGTCAACTTCGTCTTCGGCGCCTGGCTCGAGGACTCCTTCGGGCTCAAGCTGGCCGGCCTCGGGGCCGCGGCGGCGGCCATCGGCCTGGCCGAGTTCGGCGGCGAAAGCCTGGTCGCGGCCTCGATCGACCGGATCGGCAAGATGAAGGCCCTGATGACCGGCCTGGCCGCCAACGCCGTCGCGGCCGCCGTCTTGCCCCTGGCCGGCCGCACGGCCGCCCTGGCGCTCATCGGCCTGGCCCTCTTCTACCTGACCTTCGAGTACACGGTCGTCAGCATGCTTCCGGTCATGAGCGAGATCCTGCCCCAGGCTCGGGCGACGCTTCTGGCCTTCTACGCCGCGTCGTTCTCGGTCGGCCGGGCCATCGGGTCGCTGGCCTCCCCCCGGCTCTACGGCCTGGGGTTCCCGGCCGTGGCCCTGGCCGCGGCCGGCCTCAACGCCGTCGCCTTCCTGTTCCTGGTCCGCCTGCGCCGCCTGACCGTCGGCAGGCATTGACAAGGGCTCTCCGTTCCTGCCAAGATAGGCCCGAAAGGGAGGGGTCATGCACATCCTGTGGACCATTGTTCTGGGGTTGCTGGCCGGCATCATCGCCAAGCTCATCTATCCCGGCAAGGAGAACATGAGCTGGCTCTGGACGATCGTCCTGGGCATCGCCGGTTCGTTCGTCGCCACCTATCTCGGCAAGCTCGTCGGCATCTACAAGCCCGGCGAGACGGCCGGCTTCATCGGCGCCATCGTCGGCGCGCTGATCCTGCTCTTCATCTACGGCCTGATCAAGAAAAAGGCCTGAGGGCCGCTCCACCAAAGGCAAGGCTGGAGCCAATGGGGAAACGAAGTCGGTTGTAGCGCCGCAAGAGCATTTCCCGGCTATCAAGGCGGAGATTTGGAAGCTAAAAAACAACTAAGCCTTCTTGAAAAGCAATCGCGTTTTGTTATCAGGCATTAATCGCCCCGCCCTTGGGATCGCCGGGCCATGGATAGCTTATGTGCCCCGTCTCCTATGCGTGCGGCTATTGCGGAC
Protein-coding regions in this window:
- a CDS encoding ABC transporter permease, translated to MKRFTNLLKKEIKELATKQLVVSLVFTVVLFNFIGQVSRKEVQKAVGIQTISALDQDGTPASQALIKGLESARFKVLDQSGKTKDQALETARAGESKLLLVIPKGFGDSLRELKPSEIETYSFMRSFSLIGARGQVVVQGVIAALNEAVSNEFLAQRLPGLDPASLKKPIRSRDFVVVRDRVAEGSANMVAGLISQQSMLIPIVLMMIVIYSSQMVISAVALEKQNKTLETLLTVPIKRTSIITAKMLAAGLVGLISAGVYMFGFQGFVGGIGEEAARAGAQDGGAALMQKLGLTFSTGGYAILGLSIFLAILVALAAAMILGVLAEDLRSAQSMMMPLMFMVMIPYFISLFADLNTMSLPLKVFVLAIPFTHPFLVSQNLYLGNYGLIAAGLGYMLLVFVVLVIYAARIFSTDKILTMKLRFGKKKAAAA
- a CDS encoding radical SAM protein, which codes for MHKIVLIEPKAPNLHIFSQFPLPRLGTLILGTMMKKLGWEVEVFVEDFRKVDYDVIAEADLVGISTITSTAPRAYAIADRVRIMRIPVIMGGPHVTYLPDEAMQHADFVVRGEGEAALAAFIDAREKGRGYADVPSLSYRDASGAVIHNPLAPRASDLDRIPFPDFSLLRPDAKGTKHMSSIPVMTSRGCPFDCSFCSVTGMFGRKYRFRSTANIIEELRRYSGRKTMVFFYDDNFAADPERTRELCQAMIREEIRIRWTTQVRADVARDPDLVRLMKESGCHTVYIGFESVNPDALQEMHKKQTVAEIARAVRVFRQNGIHIHGMFVLGFDQDDWKTVRKTVRWAKRARLTSTQFLILTPLPGSAFYDRIAAEHRITFHDWALYDAHHAVFQPARFSLPDLQKAQSFAHRKFYSLKGSVRKVLSGQWLALGIAHYARHLDRAWKKKNRTFLRAAALLKPRPGSRAKVSVDYREDVSLE
- a CDS encoding GlsB/YeaQ/YmgE family stress response membrane protein, which produces MHILWTIVLGLLAGIIAKLIYPGKENMSWLWTIVLGIAGSFVATYLGKLVGIYKPGETAGFIGAIVGALILLFIYGLIKKKA
- a CDS encoding ABC transporter ATP-binding protein, giving the protein MPNVLTVRGLKKSYGTQHALAGIDFDVRVGEVFALIGPNGAGKTTTLRIVATLLTSTAGEISFLDHDLGKDPDFVREKISYLPEEAGAYKDMKGLDYLHFMANFYARTPEEEKEFVRRAVEITELGDRLSTKVGTYSKGMTRKLLLARALMTKPVLAILDEPTSGLDVLNALEVREIVRRYVKEGTSVLLSSHNMLEIEFLSDRVGLINKGLILDTGTPAELKDKHAAKNLEEVFRSSLR
- a CDS encoding MFS transporter, with amino-acid sequence MTTDPARQVRSPIAFAVGARTLSNTAYRMVYPFLPVFARAFGVDLATMSIALSARSASGALGPLLAPFTDRHGRRFGLTLGLGLFAAGAFLGAVGPGLPGFAAALVLMTVGKYVIDPAILAHLSDLVPYGRRGRALALTELSWSLAFIAGVPAAGFLIGRFGWRSPFLALAVLGLAGLVVVRIGAGMPAAGAAGAAGHRESFRSVFRSGPALAGIAAILAVSVSNELVNFVFGAWLEDSFGLKLAGLGAAAAAIGLAEFGGESLVAASIDRIGKMKALMTGLAANAVAAAVLPLAGRTAALALIGLALFYLTFEYTVVSMLPVMSEILPQARATLLAFYAASFSVGRAIGSLASPRLYGLGFPAVALAAAGLNAVAFLFLVRLRRLTVGRH